A genomic stretch from Croceibacterium aestuarii includes:
- the rph gene encoding ribonuclease PH: MRPSGRAPDEMRVITIETGFTKHAEGSCLISFGDTRVLVTASVEERVPPWLRGKGQGWVTAEYSMLPRATHTRGQREAAKGKQSGRTQEIQRLIGRSLRAVTDMAKLGERQITLDCDVIQADGGTRTASITGAWVALRLAVDKLLKDGKLSEDPITAKVAAISCGIYHGTPVLDLDYVEDSGADADANFVLIEGGQIAEAQATAEGATYDEEGLLRLLRLAQIGCAQIYKAQGEAVAK, translated from the coding sequence GTCCATCCGGCCGCGCGCCCGACGAAATGCGCGTCATCACCATCGAGACCGGCTTTACCAAGCATGCCGAAGGCTCGTGCCTGATCAGCTTCGGCGACACCAGGGTTCTTGTCACCGCCAGCGTCGAAGAGCGCGTCCCGCCGTGGCTTCGCGGCAAGGGCCAGGGTTGGGTCACGGCCGAATACTCGATGCTGCCGCGCGCGACTCATACCCGCGGACAACGCGAGGCGGCCAAGGGCAAGCAGAGCGGCAGGACGCAGGAAATCCAGCGCCTTATCGGGCGCTCCTTGCGTGCCGTGACAGATATGGCAAAGCTCGGCGAACGCCAGATCACGCTCGATTGCGACGTCATCCAGGCCGACGGCGGCACCCGCACCGCCTCGATCACGGGCGCATGGGTGGCCCTGCGCCTCGCGGTCGACAAGCTGCTCAAGGATGGGAAGCTGAGCGAGGACCCGATCACCGCCAAAGTGGCGGCGATTTCCTGCGGTATCTACCACGGCACGCCAGTGCTCGATCTCGACTACGTCGAAGATTCGGGCGCCGATGCCGACGCCAATTTCGTCCTGATCGAAGGCGGCCAGATCGCCGAGGCGCAGGCCACGGCCGAAGGCGCCACATACGACGAGGAAGGCCTGCTGCGCCTGCTGCGACTGGCCCAGATCGGCTGCGCGCAGATCTACAAGGCGCAGGGAGAGGCGGTCGCCAAGTGA
- the rdgB gene encoding RdgB/HAM1 family non-canonical purine NTP pyrophosphatase produces MTRRIGSAKLVIATHNAGKLKEIAALLAPHGVECISAGSLGLPEPPETGRTFVENALIKARAAAEASGMVALADDSGLSVAALGGRPGVYTADWAERQWFEGDPGRDWYMAMGKVEGMLQAKGAETPRDAWFTSVLALAWPDGEHAVYEGRVDGALTWPPRGTLGFGYDPVFVPEGREMTFAELDPAEKHRISHRADAFAKLVADQFAG; encoded by the coding sequence GTGACCCGCCGCATCGGCTCGGCAAAGCTGGTCATCGCCACGCACAACGCGGGCAAGCTCAAGGAAATCGCCGCACTGCTCGCCCCGCACGGCGTCGAGTGCATCTCGGCTGGCTCGCTCGGCCTGCCCGAGCCGCCGGAGACCGGCCGGACCTTCGTCGAGAACGCCCTGATCAAGGCCCGCGCCGCCGCCGAAGCCTCGGGCATGGTCGCGCTCGCCGACGACAGCGGACTGTCGGTGGCGGCGCTGGGCGGGCGGCCCGGTGTCTACACTGCCGATTGGGCCGAGCGGCAATGGTTCGAAGGCGATCCGGGGCGCGACTGGTACATGGCGATGGGCAAGGTCGAGGGCATGCTCCAGGCCAAGGGGGCGGAGACGCCGCGCGATGCCTGGTTCACCAGCGTCCTGGCCCTCGCCTGGCCCGACGGCGAGCACGCCGTTTACGAAGGCCGGGTCGATGGCGCGCTGACCTGGCCGCCGCGCGGCACCCTGGGTTTCGGCTACGATCCGGTGTTCGTGCCGGAGGGGCGCGAAATGACCTTCGCCGAACTCGATCCGGCGGAGAAGCACCGCATCAGCCACCGCGCCGATGCCTTCGCCAAGCTGGTCGCGGACCAGTTCGCAGGGTAA